From one Pseudomonas sp. S35 genomic stretch:
- a CDS encoding arylsulfatase: MPQRPNFLVILADDMGFSDLGAFGGEIATPHLDALAHNGLRLTDFHTAPTCSPTRSMLLTGTDHHIAGIGTMAEALTPELIGKPGYEGYLNDKVVALPELLREAGYQTLMSGKWHLGLTAELAPHARGFERSFALLPGAANHYGFEPTYDDTTPGLLKSTPALYIEDDTFVEQLPEGFYSSDAFGDKLLQYLKERDQARPFFAYLPFSAPHWPLQAPAEIVDKYRGRYDAGPEVLRLERLEKLKALGLIDADVEPHPLIELNTQWAALSDEQRQVSARAMEVYAAMVERMDWNIGRVVEYLRQQGQLDNTFIVFMSDNGAEGALLEAFPKFGPELLTYLNQHYDNSLANIGRANSYVWYGPSWAQVATAPSRLFKAFTTEGGIRVPALVHYPRLSLKGRISHGFGTVMDITPTLLDLAGVRHPGKQWRGKPVAPLRGKSWLGFLSGETAQVHDEHTVTGWELFGRRAIRQGQWKAVYIPGPVGPATWQLYDLGQDPGEIHDLALSHPDKLATLIGHWQQYVDETGVILSASPFQPD, from the coding sequence ATGCCGCAACGTCCCAATTTTCTTGTGATACTGGCCGATGACATGGGCTTTTCCGACCTCGGTGCGTTTGGCGGCGAAATCGCCACGCCGCACCTGGACGCCCTGGCGCACAACGGCCTGCGCCTGACCGACTTCCACACCGCGCCCACCTGCTCGCCCACCCGCTCGATGCTGCTGACCGGCACCGACCACCATATCGCCGGCATCGGCACCATGGCCGAGGCGTTGACCCCGGAGTTGATCGGCAAGCCTGGTTACGAAGGCTATTTGAACGACAAGGTGGTGGCCCTGCCGGAGCTGCTGCGCGAGGCCGGCTACCAGACCCTGATGAGCGGCAAATGGCACCTGGGCCTCACCGCCGAGCTGGCGCCCCATGCGCGGGGTTTCGAGCGTTCGTTTGCGCTGTTGCCGGGGGCGGCCAACCACTATGGTTTCGAGCCGACCTACGACGACACCACCCCCGGCCTGCTTAAATCCACCCCGGCGCTGTATATCGAAGACGACACCTTCGTCGAGCAGTTGCCCGAAGGTTTTTATTCTTCCGACGCGTTTGGCGACAAGCTGCTGCAGTACCTCAAGGAGCGCGACCAGGCCCGGCCGTTCTTCGCTTACCTGCCGTTTTCGGCGCCGCACTGGCCGTTGCAGGCGCCCGCCGAGATCGTCGACAAATACCGTGGCCGCTACGACGCTGGCCCCGAAGTGCTGCGCCTGGAGCGCCTGGAAAAACTCAAGGCATTGGGCTTGATCGATGCCGATGTGGAGCCCCATCCACTGATCGAGCTGAACACTCAATGGGCAGCCCTGAGCGACGAACAACGGCAAGTCTCGGCACGGGCCATGGAAGTGTATGCGGCGATGGTCGAGCGCATGGACTGGAACATCGGCCGGGTGGTGGAGTACTTGCGCCAACAGGGGCAACTGGACAACACCTTCATCGTGTTCATGTCCGATAACGGCGCCGAAGGCGCGCTGCTGGAGGCCTTCCCCAAATTTGGCCCCGAGCTGCTGACCTACCTCAACCAGCATTACGACAACAGCCTGGCCAACATCGGGCGCGCCAACTCTTACGTCTGGTATGGGCCGTCGTGGGCCCAGGTGGCGACCGCGCCGTCGCGGCTGTTCAAGGCGTTTACCACCGAGGGTGGGATTCGGGTGCCGGCACTGGTGCACTACCCCCGGCTGTCACTCAAGGGGCGGATCAGTCATGGGTTCGGTACGGTGATGGATATCACCCCGACCCTCCTGGACCTGGCCGGCGTGCGTCATCCGGGCAAACAATGGCGCGGCAAGCCGGTGGCGCCTTTGCGGGGCAAGTCGTGGCTGGGCTTCTTGTCGGGTGAAACCGCCCAGGTGCACGACGAGCACACCGTTACCGGTTGGGAGCTGTTCGGGCGCAGGGCGATTCGCCAGGGCCAATGGAAAGCCGTGTATATCCCCGGCCCCGTGGGTCCGGCCACCTGGCAGCTGTACGACCTGGGCCAGGACCCCGGCGAGATCCATGACCTCGCCTTGAGCCACCCGGACAAGCTGGCCACCCTGATCGGCCACTGGCAACAGTACGTGGACGAAACCGGCGTGATACTCAGCGCATCACCGTTTCAGCCGGACTGA
- a CDS encoding ABC transporter ATP-binding protein — protein MNAPLVSFNHVGKSFDVDGFELEAIREFNLDIAEGEFVAIVGSSGCGKSTLLRLLIGLDTQFRGEIQVDGKAVSGIGSERGIVFQEHRLFPWLTVAENIGLGLVNEPLSETERNRRIHDFIELVGLGDFTRAYPHQLSGGMAQRVAIARGLVASPRILLLDEPFGALDALTRQQMQDELLAIRARAKITTVLVTHDVEEAIFLADRVVVMEPRPGRIKQVVDVALPHPRQRSSFEFHQLREELLHELTNDDHYQPPLREQIRDLPLAFIAC, from the coding sequence ATGAACGCACCCCTCGTCAGCTTCAACCATGTGGGCAAGAGCTTCGATGTGGACGGCTTCGAACTGGAAGCCATCCGCGAATTCAACCTGGACATTGCCGAAGGTGAATTCGTCGCGATTGTCGGCTCCAGCGGCTGCGGTAAATCCACGCTGTTGCGCTTGCTGATCGGGCTGGACACCCAGTTTCGCGGCGAGATCCAGGTAGACGGCAAGGCCGTGAGCGGCATCGGCAGCGAGCGCGGCATTGTGTTCCAAGAACACCGCTTGTTCCCCTGGCTGACCGTGGCCGAAAACATCGGCCTGGGCCTGGTCAACGAGCCGTTGAGCGAGACCGAGCGCAACCGGCGTATCCATGACTTCATTGAACTGGTTGGCCTTGGGGACTTCACCCGTGCCTATCCGCACCAACTGTCCGGAGGCATGGCGCAACGGGTGGCGATTGCCCGTGGCCTGGTGGCCAGCCCGCGCATCCTGTTGTTGGACGAACCCTTCGGCGCCCTCGATGCCCTGACCCGCCAGCAAATGCAGGACGAACTGTTGGCGATTCGTGCCCGCGCCAAGATCACCACGGTGCTGGTGACCCATGATGTGGAAGAGGCGATTTTCCTCGCCGACCGCGTGGTGGTCATGGAGCCAAGGCCGGGGCGGATCAAGCAGGTGGTCGATGTCGCCCTGCCCCATCCGCGCCAGCGCAGCAGTTTCGAGTTCCATCAACTGCGCGAAGAGCTGCTGCACGAATTGACCAACGATGACCACTACCAGCCGCCGCTGCGCGAACAGATCCGCGACCTGCCCCTGGCCTTTATTGCCTGCTGA
- a CDS encoding ABC transporter permease subunit, which produces MARISLLSLPLAAPSQGGTRRWPHLGERLLPWLLPLGLFALWWLASRNHWMSEQILPPPSLVWSSAVELAGGELWSHLAISLQRLFWGLLAGISAGALLGALLGFSTRAERLVFPTFSALSQVPTLAWIPLFMVFFGIGETLKLVVLVKAIVVPVTLHTLVGVRDAQPNLREAARVLRLPTHLLVQRLILPATLPAFMAGVRLALAAGWTSLLAVELLASSEGIGYLMVWARQLFMLDIVFVCIVVIGVLGVVMDRGIGWLDRKWVHWPHPATAQIRRGPRYEGWQRLQPWLLPLLLLALWQVATQQAWVDANILISPWEVLQTTVAGVLDGSLSGALGKSLGRTLGGLLLGGSLGFAMGLWLGLSHRSERVFGPTLSALRQIAIFAWVPLLTAWFGLGELAKWVFIGLAAFFPLFIATQRSVLNLSPQLREAAQVLRLSLFQRLRRLVLPGAAAGIFAGLRLSLIYAWLGTIGAEYFMPSNGGIGSLMIGAQQLLRMDLIMSGMLLVGLTGAALNLIGQRIETRATLWRHA; this is translated from the coding sequence ATGGCCCGAATCTCACTGTTGAGCCTGCCTCTCGCCGCTCCCAGTCAAGGCGGCACGCGCCGTTGGCCTCACCTGGGCGAGCGCCTGCTGCCGTGGCTGTTGCCGTTGGGGTTGTTCGCGCTGTGGTGGCTGGCCAGCCGCAATCACTGGATGAGCGAGCAAATTCTGCCGCCGCCTTCGCTGGTGTGGAGCAGCGCCGTGGAATTGGCCGGCGGCGAATTGTGGAGCCACCTGGCGATCAGCTTGCAGCGCCTGTTCTGGGGTTTGCTGGCGGGTATCAGCGCCGGGGCGTTGTTGGGCGCGCTGCTGGGCTTCAGCACCCGGGCCGAGCGCCTGGTATTCCCCACGTTCAGCGCGCTGTCGCAAGTGCCAACCCTGGCGTGGATCCCGCTGTTCATGGTGTTTTTCGGCATTGGCGAAACCCTGAAACTGGTGGTGCTGGTCAAGGCCATCGTGGTGCCCGTCACCCTGCATACCCTGGTGGGTGTACGTGACGCCCAGCCCAACCTGCGCGAGGCCGCCCGTGTGCTGCGCCTGCCCACTCACCTGCTGGTTCAACGCTTGATCCTGCCCGCAACACTCCCCGCATTCATGGCTGGCGTACGCCTGGCCCTGGCGGCGGGTTGGACATCGTTGCTCGCCGTTGAACTGTTGGCATCCAGCGAGGGCATCGGCTACCTGATGGTGTGGGCGCGCCAGTTGTTCATGCTCGATATTGTCTTTGTGTGCATCGTGGTCATTGGTGTGCTGGGCGTGGTGATGGATCGCGGCATCGGTTGGCTGGACCGCAAGTGGGTGCACTGGCCGCACCCGGCGACCGCGCAGATTCGTCGCGGCCCGCGTTATGAAGGCTGGCAACGCCTGCAACCCTGGCTGCTGCCATTGCTGTTGCTGGCGCTGTGGCAAGTAGCGACGCAACAGGCCTGGGTGGATGCCAACATTCTGATAAGCCCATGGGAGGTGTTGCAGACCACCGTGGCAGGCGTGCTCGACGGCAGTCTGTCCGGCGCCTTGGGTAAGAGCTTGGGACGCACCTTGGGCGGCTTGCTCCTGGGTGGCAGCCTGGGGTTTGCCATGGGCCTGTGGCTGGGCTTGTCTCACCGCAGTGAGCGGGTGTTCGGCCCGACGTTGTCGGCGCTGCGCCAGATCGCAATCTTCGCCTGGGTGCCGCTGCTCACCGCCTGGTTTGGCCTGGGTGAGTTGGCCAAGTGGGTCTTTATCGGGCTCGCCGCATTCTTCCCGTTGTTTATCGCCACCCAACGCAGCGTGCTGAACTTGTCGCCCCAGTTGCGCGAGGCGGCACAAGTGCTGCGCCTTAGCCTGTTCCAACGCCTGCGCCGCCTGGTCTTGCCCGGTGCAGCGGCGGGGATTTTCGCCGGCCTGCGCCTGAGCCTGATCTACGCCTGGCTGGGCACCATCGGCGCGGAATATTTCATGCCGTCCAACGGCGGCATCGGCAGCCTGATGATCGGCGCCCAACAGCTGCTGCGCATGGACCTGATCATGAGCGGCATGCTCCTGGTCGGCCTCACCGGCGCGGCCCTCAACCTTATCGGCCAGCGCATCGAAACCCGCGCCACCCTATGGAGACACGCATGA
- a CDS encoding ABC transporter substrate-binding protein, with translation MKLPFKRLITLLASTALAGLVHAGDLKEIRIAVPDLSAGSQHSGGGITDVLRTQQIYEKAFADQGIKIQWNYFKGAGPVINEAFANGQVDLAYLGDLAAIIGRSNGLDTRLLSASARGVKQYLGVVPGSGIKTLQDLKGKRIAVFRGTASQLSFDSALASQGLSEKDFKVINLDYSAASAALAAKQIDATWGSSSLSALQAKGLADLPLTTKDLGGAGSIQAVLVGSGKFVDAHPEVITQLLKAQQQAVQWLTDDNNKQAYVDLVSGLASYPPVILGNDLKNEKLSELFPSTLDPVFLGKLQDSVDLAAKERLIRKPFKVSEWVAPNLQAAGL, from the coding sequence ATGAAACTGCCCTTCAAACGTCTGATCACACTGCTGGCGAGTACCGCGCTGGCCGGGTTGGTGCACGCTGGCGATCTCAAGGAAATCCGCATTGCCGTGCCTGACCTCAGTGCGGGCAGCCAGCACAGTGGTGGGGGCATCACTGATGTATTGCGCACCCAGCAGATCTACGAGAAGGCCTTTGCCGACCAGGGCATCAAGATCCAGTGGAATTACTTCAAGGGCGCCGGCCCCGTCATCAACGAAGCCTTCGCCAACGGCCAGGTCGACCTGGCTTACCTGGGCGATCTGGCGGCGATCATCGGTCGCTCCAATGGCCTGGACACGCGCTTGCTCAGCGCCTCCGCACGGGGTGTGAAGCAGTACCTGGGCGTGGTGCCGGGGTCTGGCATCAAGACCTTGCAGGACCTTAAAGGCAAACGCATCGCGGTGTTCCGTGGCACTGCCAGCCAGCTTTCGTTTGACAGCGCTTTGGCCAGCCAGGGCTTGAGTGAAAAAGACTTCAAAGTCATCAACCTCGACTACAGCGCTGCGAGTGCCGCCCTGGCCGCCAAGCAGATTGATGCCACCTGGGGCAGCTCCAGCCTCAGTGCCTTGCAGGCCAAGGGGTTGGCGGACTTGCCCTTGACCACCAAGGACCTCGGCGGTGCAGGCAGCATCCAGGCGGTGTTGGTGGGCAGTGGCAAGTTCGTTGATGCGCACCCCGAAGTCATCACCCAATTGCTCAAGGCCCAGCAGCAAGCGGTGCAGTGGTTGACCGATGACAACAACAAGCAGGCCTACGTCGACCTGGTGTCGGGGCTGGCCAGTTACCCGCCGGTGATACTCGGCAACGACCTGAAAAACGAGAAGCTCAGCGAACTGTTCCCTTCGACCCTCGACCCGGTGTTTCTCGGCAAATTGCAGGACTCGGTGGACCTGGCCGCCAAGGAAAGGCTGATTCGCAAGCCGTTCAAGGTCAGTGAGTGGGTGGCGCCGAATCTGCAGGCGGCGGGGCTTTAA
- a CDS encoding LysR family transcriptional regulator, producing MDLRQLRYFIALNEHRSFVRAADAMGITQPAFSRSIQGLEQEFGCVLVDRGNKDLRPTPEGQVVLQHALSLVHGAALLSSEVTRMTKLDAGDLRFGTGPAPAVKLVPDAVARFITAHAKIRTSFQVDNWEKLSRALSREEIEFFIADIRQFENDPNFQTRALSPKRGVFFCRPGHPLLAKDSLSTNDMFDYPLASPLISQGIRKLLANLSGRMDFSPSIQTEHFPALVKIVLQSNAIGVGTEEAFADDIAQGTLVLLHWRNLPQNMETMSARCGVVSRTGSRLSPAAKAMIETLVEVDRQEVSVAV from the coding sequence ATGGATCTTCGCCAATTGCGCTACTTCATCGCCCTCAACGAACACCGCAGTTTTGTGCGCGCAGCGGACGCCATGGGCATCACCCAACCGGCGTTCAGCCGCAGTATCCAGGGGCTCGAACAGGAGTTCGGCTGCGTGTTGGTGGACCGTGGCAACAAAGATCTGCGCCCCACGCCCGAGGGCCAGGTGGTGTTGCAACATGCCCTGAGCCTGGTGCATGGCGCCGCCTTGTTGAGCAGTGAAGTCACGCGCATGACCAAGCTCGACGCCGGTGACCTGCGCTTCGGCACCGGCCCTGCACCAGCGGTGAAACTGGTGCCCGATGCGGTGGCGCGCTTTATCACTGCCCACGCGAAAATCCGCACCAGTTTCCAGGTGGATAACTGGGAAAAACTCAGCCGTGCGCTGAGCCGCGAAGAGATCGAATTTTTTATCGCCGACATCCGCCAGTTCGAAAACGACCCGAACTTCCAGACCCGCGCACTGAGCCCCAAGCGCGGCGTGTTTTTCTGCCGCCCAGGGCACCCGCTGCTGGCCAAGGACAGCCTGTCGACCAACGACATGTTCGACTACCCGCTGGCGTCGCCGCTGATCTCACAGGGCATTCGCAAGCTGTTGGCGAACCTCAGTGGGCGCATGGACTTTTCACCGAGCATCCAGACCGAACACTTTCCGGCGCTGGTGAAGATCGTGTTGCAGTCCAACGCCATCGGCGTAGGCACCGAGGAAGCGTTTGCTGATGACATCGCCCAAGGCACCCTGGTGCTGCTGCACTGGCGCAACCTGCCGCAGAACATGGAGACCATGAGCGCGCGGTGCGGGGTGGTCAGCCGCACCGGCTCGCGCCTGTCGCCGGCGGCGAAGGCGATGATCGAGACGTTGGTGGAGGTGGACAGGCAGGAGGTGAGTGTGGCGGTCTGA
- a CDS encoding TauD/TfdA family dioxygenase: MSNAALAVQPIAQALDIHPIGGRIGAEIRGIQLSGELDAATVEAIQQALVQYKVIFFREQTHLDDQSQEAFAHLLGEPIAHPTVPVRDGTRFLMELDGGRGQRANSWHTDVTFVDAYPKASVLRSVLAPKSGGDTVWANTSSAYNDLSVELRALADSLWAVHSNEYDYAAIKPDVSAEKLEAYRKVFTSTVYETEHPVVRVHPVSGEKTLLLGHFVKRLKGYSQADSTQLFNLLQSYVTRLENTVRWRWNTGDVAIWDNRATQHYAVDDYGTQERIVRRVTLKGDVPVGVQGQRSHTTKGL, from the coding sequence ATGAGCAATGCCGCGTTAGCTGTTCAACCCATCGCCCAGGCGCTGGACATCCACCCGATCGGCGGGCGCATCGGCGCCGAGATCCGTGGCATCCAATTGTCCGGTGAACTGGATGCCGCCACCGTCGAGGCCATCCAACAGGCGCTGGTGCAGTACAAGGTGATCTTCTTTCGCGAGCAAACCCACCTCGACGACCAGAGCCAGGAAGCCTTCGCCCACCTGCTCGGCGAACCGATTGCCCACCCCACCGTACCGGTGCGCGACGGCACGCGCTTTTTGATGGAGCTGGACGGCGGCCGTGGCCAGCGCGCCAATTCGTGGCACACCGATGTGACCTTCGTGGATGCCTACCCCAAAGCCTCGGTCCTGCGCTCGGTGCTGGCGCCCAAGTCCGGTGGTGACACCGTGTGGGCCAACACTTCCAGCGCCTACAACGACCTCAGCGTTGAACTGCGGGCATTGGCGGATAGCCTGTGGGCCGTGCACAGCAACGAATACGACTACGCCGCCATCAAGCCCGACGTGTCGGCAGAGAAGCTGGAGGCGTACCGCAAGGTGTTCACCTCCACCGTCTACGAAACCGAGCACCCGGTGGTGCGCGTGCACCCGGTCAGCGGCGAGAAAACCTTGTTGCTGGGGCATTTCGTCAAGCGCCTCAAGGGCTACTCTCAGGCCGACTCGACGCAGCTGTTCAACCTGCTGCAAAGCTACGTCACCCGCCTGGAAAACACCGTGCGCTGGCGCTGGAACACCGGCGACGTGGCAATCTGGGACAACCGCGCCACCCAGCATTACGCGGTGGACGACTACGGCACCCAGGAGCGCATCGTGCGCCGGGTGACCCTCAAGGGCGACGTGCCGGTGGGTGTGCAAGGACAGCGTAGCCATACCACCAAGGGCCTCTAA
- a CDS encoding alkaline phosphatase family protein, which yields MSQPQPVRNVLYIMCDQLRRDYLSCYGHAHLHTPNIDRLAAAGVRFSRAYTQGTICGPSRMSAYTGRYVSSHQVAWNGVPLPLEELTIGDYLRPHGIRTALVGKTHATPNLDALQRLNIDPDSDQAEPLNEVGFDAFFRHDGIYPDSPVFDDKRESAPYTHYLRGLGYNGTNPWHEWANAAEGENGEILSGWHMRNAGLPARVAEEHSETVYTTDRAIDFIHAQGEQPWCLHLSYIKPHWPYIAPAPYHALYGAEHIQAPIQPGNTSDHPVYQAFRQHQESLNFSRDEVRLTVIPTYMGLIKQVDDQLGRLFDFLQSNGRWDDTLIVFTSDHGDFLGDHFLGEKEFLLEPAVGVPLIVRDPRASADATRGSVDERLAETIDALPTFLDALGLPAADHRLEGRSLIPLLQGQDTAWRDYAIAEYDYAFQAPARERLAQPIDRCRMTMVRSERWKYLAYDGFRPQLFDLENDPQELHDLGEDPAYATVRETHLGYLFEWLRGLKRRTTISHTEIDLRGQRFRYGEPEAEKVVQIGVW from the coding sequence ATGTCCCAGCCCCAACCCGTGCGCAATGTGCTCTACATCATGTGCGACCAACTGCGCCGCGATTACCTGTCGTGCTACGGCCACGCCCATTTGCACACGCCGAATATCGACCGGCTCGCCGCCGCTGGCGTGCGTTTCAGCCGTGCCTACACCCAAGGCACCATTTGCGGGCCGTCGCGGATGTCGGCCTATACCGGGCGCTATGTCAGCAGCCATCAGGTGGCCTGGAACGGCGTACCGCTGCCCCTCGAAGAACTGACGATCGGCGACTACCTGCGCCCCCACGGCATCCGCACCGCGCTGGTGGGCAAGACCCACGCCACGCCCAACCTGGATGCGTTGCAGCGCCTGAATATCGACCCAGACAGCGACCAGGCCGAGCCGTTGAACGAGGTTGGCTTCGACGCGTTTTTCCGCCACGACGGCATCTACCCCGACAGCCCGGTGTTCGACGATAAACGCGAGTCAGCGCCCTACACCCATTACCTTCGGGGCTTGGGCTACAACGGCACCAACCCCTGGCACGAGTGGGCCAACGCAGCCGAAGGCGAAAACGGCGAGATCCTCAGCGGCTGGCACATGCGCAACGCCGGGCTGCCCGCACGAGTGGCCGAGGAACATTCAGAAACCGTCTACACCACCGACCGCGCCATCGATTTTATCCACGCGCAAGGCGAGCAACCGTGGTGCCTGCACTTGTCCTATATCAAGCCGCACTGGCCCTATATCGCGCCTGCGCCGTACCACGCACTGTATGGCGCCGAGCACATCCAGGCCCCGATCCAGCCCGGCAACACCAGTGATCACCCGGTGTATCAGGCGTTTCGCCAACACCAGGAGAGCCTGAATTTTTCCCGGGATGAGGTGCGGCTTACGGTGATTCCCACTTACATGGGCCTGATCAAACAGGTCGATGACCAGTTGGGGCGGCTGTTCGATTTCCTGCAAAGCAACGGGCGCTGGGATGACACGCTGATTGTGTTTACCAGTGACCACGGTGACTTCCTTGGCGACCACTTTCTCGGCGAAAAAGAGTTTTTGCTGGAGCCGGCAGTCGGCGTGCCGTTGATCGTGCGTGACCCGCGTGCCAGCGCCGATGCCACGCGTGGTTCGGTGGATGAACGCCTGGCGGAAACCATCGATGCGCTGCCGACCTTTCTCGACGCCCTCGGCCTGCCCGCCGCCGACCATCGCCTGGAAGGCCGTTCGCTGATCCCGCTGCTGCAGGGCCAGGACACCGCTTGGCGCGACTACGCCATCGCCGAATACGACTACGCCTTCCAGGCCCCGGCCCGCGAGCGCCTGGCCCAGCCCATCGACCGTTGCCGCATGACCATGGTGCGCAGTGAACGCTGGAAGTATTTGGCGTATGACGGCTTTCGGCCGCAGTTGTTTGACTTGGAAAACGACCCGCAGGAACTGCACGATCTGGGGGAAGACCCGGCATACGCCACCGTGCGCGAAACTCATCTGGGGTATTTGTTCGAATGGCTGCGAGGCTTGAAGCGGCGCACCACCATCAGCCACACCGAGATCGATCTGCGTGGTCAACGGTTTCGCTACGGTGAGCCAGAGGCGGAAAAAGTGGTGCAGATCGGCGTCTGGTAA
- a CDS encoding LysR family transcriptional regulator, which yields MHIDLRQLRHFIALAEQRSFVAAALAVNLSQSAFSRSIQALEHAAGCQLVDRGRKDLAPTKQGQVLLEHARRLVSGAQQLANEISQFNGLEAGELRFGCGPAPAAGLVPRAIGSFIGRYPKARVQFQVDDWQSLSKRLLSEEFEFFVADTRHFEANPDYHTHRLRPRRWDFCCRAGHPLASRDSVSAAELMSYPLAVTIRPPNLRKVIVDLSGRPDYLPNVECENGYSLMGVVLRSDAIGIVSANSDVLHMARGELVCLKIDGLAEDLEERYTRYGIVSRAGYRLSPLAEAMIEQIKQIDEVDEEVCGLENIAV from the coding sequence ATGCATATCGATTTGCGCCAGCTTCGCCACTTCATTGCCCTCGCCGAACAACGCAGTTTTGTCGCGGCAGCGTTGGCCGTGAACCTGTCGCAATCGGCGTTCAGCCGCAGCATCCAGGCGCTGGAACACGCCGCCGGTTGCCAGTTGGTAGACCGGGGCCGCAAGGACCTGGCGCCGACCAAGCAAGGCCAGGTGTTGCTTGAACACGCCCGGCGTCTGGTCAGCGGCGCCCAGCAACTGGCCAATGAGATCAGCCAGTTCAACGGGCTGGAGGCTGGCGAGTTGCGCTTTGGCTGCGGCCCGGCACCGGCGGCCGGGTTGGTGCCACGGGCTATCGGCAGTTTTATCGGGCGCTACCCCAAGGCGCGGGTGCAGTTTCAGGTGGATGACTGGCAAAGCCTGAGCAAGCGCCTGCTCAGCGAAGAGTTCGAGTTTTTCGTCGCCGACACCCGCCACTTCGAGGCCAACCCCGACTACCACACCCACCGCTTGCGCCCACGTCGCTGGGACTTCTGCTGCCGCGCCGGCCACCCCCTGGCCAGCCGCGACAGCGTGAGCGCCGCCGAGTTGATGAGTTACCCATTGGCCGTGACCATCCGCCCGCCCAACCTGCGCAAGGTCATCGTCGACCTCAGCGGCCGCCCGGACTACCTGCCCAATGTGGAATGCGAGAACGGCTACAGCCTGATGGGCGTGGTACTGCGCTCGGACGCCATCGGCATCGTCAGCGCCAACAGCGATGTGCTGCACATGGCACGGGGTGAGTTGGTGTGTTTGAAGATCGACGGCTTGGCCGAGGATTTGGAGGAGCGGTATACCCGTTATGGGATCGTCAGCCGGGCGGGGTATCGGTTGTCACCGTTGGCAGAGGCGATGATTGAGCAGATCAAGCAGATCGATGAGGTGGATGAGGAGGTGTGTGGGTTGGAAAATATCGCCGTCTGA